The Pseudomonas oryzicola genomic sequence GCGGCTCTCGGACAGGGTCAGGGTCATTTCGCGGCCATCGATGCTGGCCACGCCACGGGCAGGGCTGTAGACCAGGTCGCCCAGTTCCACCTGGCTGCTGGCGGCGGCGGGATGGCTGCGGCGCAGCACGGCGCGCAGGCGGGCAGTGAGTTCACGTGGGTCGCAGGGTTTGGCCAGGTAGTCGTCGGCGCCCAGTTCCAGGCCAAGGATTCGGTCCAGTGGCTCGCCACGGGCCGAGAGCATCAACACCGGCAGTTCGGCATGCTCGCTGCGCAGCTGCTTGAGCAGTTCGAGGCCACTGCCGTCCGGCAGCATCACATCCAGCACCACGGCCGCCGGGGCATGCGTGGCCAAGGCCTGGCGTGCGCTCTTGCCATCGTGGCAGGCACGCACGGTAAACCCTTCCTGGGTTAGCCAGCTGCCAAGCAACTCGCACAGTTCCTGGTCATCATCAATCAGTAACAGCTCGCTCATGACTCACTCAATTCAACCATTGGCGGCGACTATTCGGCCCGCCAGTGGCAAAGATACCGCAGACTGATGGCAATCGTATAACTGCCGGTACCGCGCCAGCTTCCTCGCGGGCATGAGCGCGAAGAAGCTGGCGCGTCTCAGGTCAAGGCAGCACTTGCTTGAACGGCTTGACTACAACCTTGTCGTACACGCCCGCCGCGATGTAAGGGTCGGCATCGGCCCAGGCCTGTGCGGCCGCCAGGGAATCGAACTCGGCAACGATCAGGCTGCCGCTGAAACCTGCCGCACCCGGGTCGTTGCTGTCGATGGCCGGGTGCGGGCCGGCCAGCACCACGCGGCCTTCGGCTTTCAGTTGCTGCAGGCGTTCGATGTGCGCCGGGCGCGCGGCCAGGCGCTTTTCCAGGGAGTTTGCGACGTCGCTGGCGATGATGGCGTAGAGCATGTCAGTCCTTGGGTTTGGAGGTAGAAGGGTCGTCGTGCAGGTGGCGCGACAGGTACACGCCTTGCGCCACCAGGAACAGCACGGTCATGCCCAGGCTGCCGAACACCTTGAAGTCGACCCAGAAGTCCTGGAAGGTGAAGGCGACGAACAGGTTGGCCGCGCCGCAGAACAGGAAGAAGCCGATCCAGGCCAGGTTGAGGCGGGTCCAGATGCTATCCGGCAGGCTCAGGGCATGGCCCATGATGCGCTTGATCAGCACCCGGTCGCCGATGAAGTGGCTACCGGCGAAGCCCAGGGCGAACAGCCAGTTGACTACCGGGGCTTTCCACTTGAGGAAGGTTTCACTGTGGAAGGTCAGGGTCAGGCCGCCGAATACCAGGCACGCTACCAGCGTCAGCCACTGGCCCTTTTCCAGCTTGCGCTGGCGCAGGAACAGGGCGCCGTAGACCACCAGCGAGCTGACGATGAGCATGGCCGTGGCGCTGTAGATTCCGCCGAATTCGAAGCTGTGACCGGCGACTTCCAGAGGGCGCGGGTCGAGTTTGTAGACGATGAAGAACAGCAACAGCGGAATGAAATCGATGAATTGTTTCACAATGGCAGCCAGAATCGGGATGTGACGGCATAATAACAAACATCGATTCCAGCGAAAGCGCTCCTCCATGAATGTTGATCTGCACTGTCACAGCACGGCCTCCGACGGCGCCCTGTCGCCCTCGGCACTGGTCGCCCGGGCCCATGAGCACGGGGTGCGAACGCTGGCCCTGACTGACCATGACACCATCGAAGGCCTGCCCGAAGCGCGCCAGGCCTGTCGCGACAAGGGCATGCACTGGGTCAGCGGGGTAGAGCTGTCATGTACCTGGGGCGGCGCAACCATCCATGTGCTGGGCTATGATTTCCCGCTCGACGCGCCA encodes the following:
- a CDS encoding response regulator transcription factor translates to MSELLLIDDDQELCELLGSWLTQEGFTVRACHDGKSARQALATHAPAAVVLDVMLPDGSGLELLKQLRSEHAELPVLMLSARGEPLDRILGLELGADDYLAKPCDPRELTARLRAVLRRSHPAAASSQVELGDLVYSPARGVASIDGREMTLTLSESRILEALLRQPGEPLDKQELAQIGLGRKLTLYDRSLDMHVSNLRKKIGPHADGRPRIVALRSRGYYYCL
- a CDS encoding YciI family protein gives rise to the protein MLYAIIASDVANSLEKRLAARPAHIERLQQLKAEGRVVLAGPHPAIDSNDPGAAGFSGSLIVAEFDSLAAAQAWADADPYIAAGVYDKVVVKPFKQVLP
- a CDS encoding septation protein A → MKQFIDFIPLLLFFIVYKLDPRPLEVAGHSFEFGGIYSATAMLIVSSLVVYGALFLRQRKLEKGQWLTLVACLVFGGLTLTFHSETFLKWKAPVVNWLFALGFAGSHFIGDRVLIKRIMGHALSLPDSIWTRLNLAWIGFFLFCGAANLFVAFTFQDFWVDFKVFGSLGMTVLFLVAQGVYLSRHLHDDPSTSKPKD